One genomic window of Candidatus Methylomirabilis sp. includes the following:
- a CDS encoding sugar phosphate isomerase/epimerase family protein, whose translation MSQRGAPLPMAAQIGFAASSGPVERYFPLARRHGVSWLEFACQNPVNFPQTFDRARIRRVRALAERSGIRCGLHSASFVNTAEIMPTVRKAAAAHLKEYIDLTVALGCEYLVIHCGFHVGVYLDTVRAAMYETLARALDHAERRRVPLVIENMNRLPPGSEFQYLGVTAEEFADLFRRIRSPFLGLVLDVAHCNLLPGGAARFIRAFPNRIRAVQLSDNRGVVDEHLAIGRGTVDFAGALRLLRAMRFSGPLIIELVSVEAKIRSKARLLRLLAAAGDGPGARRRA comes from the coding sequence ATGTCACAGCGAGGTGCGCCGCTCCCGATGGCGGCGCAGATCGGGTTCGCCGCCTCCTCGGGTCCGGTGGAGCGGTACTTCCCGCTGGCCCGCCGGCACGGGGTCTCCTGGCTCGAGTTCGCCTGTCAGAACCCGGTGAACTTCCCCCAGACCTTCGACCGGGCGCGGATCCGGCGCGTCCGGGCCCTCGCCGAGCGGTCGGGGATCCGCTGCGGGCTCCACTCCGCCTCGTTCGTCAACACCGCGGAGATCATGCCCACCGTCCGCAAGGCGGCGGCGGCGCACCTCAAGGAGTACATCGATCTCACCGTCGCCCTCGGCTGCGAGTATCTGGTGATCCACTGCGGCTTCCACGTCGGCGTCTATCTCGACACGGTGCGGGCGGCGATGTACGAGACCCTCGCGCGGGCGCTGGACCACGCCGAGCGGCGCCGCGTCCCCCTGGTCATCGAGAACATGAACCGGCTCCCCCCGGGCTCGGAGTTCCAGTACCTGGGGGTGACCGCGGAGGAGTTCGCGGACCTGTTCCGGCGGATTCGGTCCCCGTTCCTCGGCCTGGTCCTCGACGTGGCGCACTGTAATTTACTTCCCGGGGGGGCGGCCCGATTCATCCGGGCCTTCCCGAACCGGATCCGCGCGGTCCAGCTCTCCGACAACCGGGGGGTCGTGGACGAGCACCTGGCGATCGGGAGGGGGACGGTGGACTTCGCGGGGGCGTTACGGCTGCTCCGCGCCATGCGCTTCTCCGGGCCGCTCATCATCGAGTTGGTCAGCGTCGAGGCGAAGATCCGGAGCAAGGCCCGCCTCCTCCGGCTCCTGGCCGCGGCGGGGGACGGGCCGGGCGCCCGCCGCCGCGCCTAG
- a CDS encoding aldehyde dehydrogenase family protein — MKMYVAGQWLDKPKKIEVLNPFDGSVVDTVPQADKADVDRALESATRGAKAMAKLPGYERYKILKKAADLLEARVEDFGRTITLEEGKIIGEGRYEASRGVQTLMVSAEEAKRIHGETIPFDGAPGATRQLGFTLRVPCGVVVAISPFNFPLNLVCHKVGPALAAGNSVVIKPATDTPLSALKLTEVLLEAGLPPEAIQCLTGRGGEIGDLLCADRRVRKITFTGSRDVGERICHVAGIKKVTMELGSNSPLIVMPDADLEKVAAATAATGYANAGQVCISTQRVIPHRRIYGDFVEALRTKVAALTTGNPLDEKVKVGPMVREQD, encoded by the coding sequence ATGAAGATGTACGTGGCAGGCCAGTGGCTGGACAAGCCCAAGAAGATCGAGGTGCTGAACCCCTTCGACGGGAGCGTCGTGGACACGGTCCCGCAGGCGGATAAGGCCGACGTGGACCGGGCGCTGGAGAGCGCCACCCGCGGGGCGAAGGCGATGGCCAAGCTCCCCGGCTACGAGCGCTACAAGATCTTGAAGAAGGCCGCCGACCTCCTGGAGGCGCGCGTCGAGGACTTCGGCCGCACCATCACCTTGGAGGAGGGGAAGATCATCGGGGAGGGGCGCTACGAGGCCAGCCGGGGGGTGCAGACCCTGATGGTCTCCGCGGAGGAGGCCAAGCGCATCCATGGGGAGACCATCCCCTTCGACGGCGCGCCCGGGGCCACCCGCCAGCTCGGCTTCACCCTCCGCGTCCCGTGCGGGGTGGTGGTGGCCATCAGCCCCTTCAACTTCCCGCTGAACCTCGTCTGTCACAAGGTGGGGCCGGCGCTCGCCGCGGGGAACAGCGTGGTCATCAAGCCGGCGACGGACACCCCGCTCTCGGCCCTGAAATTGACCGAGGTCCTCCTGGAGGCCGGGCTCCCCCCCGAGGCAATCCAGTGCCTGACGGGCCGCGGCGGCGAGATCGGGGATCTCCTCTGCGCGGACCGCCGGGTCCGGAAGATCACCTTCACCGGGAGCCGGGACGTGGGGGAGCGGATCTGCCACGTGGCGGGGATCAAGAAGGTGACGATGGAGCTGGGGAGCAACTCCCCCCTCATCGTGATGCCCGACGCCGACCTGGAGAAGGTGGCGGCGGCCACGGCGGCGACCGGCTACGCCAACGCCGGGCAGGTCTGCATCTCCACCCAGCGGGTCATCCCCCACCGCCGCATCTACGGCGACTTCGTCGAGGCCCTGAGGACCAAGGTGGCCGCGCTGACGACCGGCAACCCGCTGGATGAGAAGGTCAAGGTCGGCCCGATGGTCCGGGAGCAGGAC